In Terriglobales bacterium, a genomic segment contains:
- a CDS encoding cold-shock protein, translated as MEQGIVKWFNDAKGYGFISRQNGEDVFVHFSAIQSEGFRSLKEGQAVQFNLVKGPKGWQAENVTAL; from the coding sequence ATGGAACAAGGAATTGTGAAGTGGTTCAATGACGCCAAGGGCTACGGCTTCATCAGCCGTCAGAACGGTGAGGATGTTTTCGTGCATTTCTCGGCCATCCAGTCAGAGGGCTTTCGCTCCCTGAAAGAAGGCCAAGCCGTGCAGTTCAACCTCGTCAAGGGACCCAAGGGCTGGCAGGCGGAGAACGTTACCGCTCTCTAA